The proteins below come from a single Corylus avellana chromosome ca3, CavTom2PMs-1.0 genomic window:
- the LOC132175852 gene encoding E3 ubiquitin-protein ligase CCNB1IP1 homolog isoform X1, whose protein sequence is MRCNSCWRELEGRAISTTCGHLLCPDDASKILSNDGACPICDQVLSKSLMKPVDINPNDESINMAMAGMSPQILMKSAYRSVMFYIGQKELEMQFKMNRIVAQCRQKCEAMQEKFTEKLEQVHTAYQKMAKRCQMMEQEIESLSKDKQELQEKFSEKSRQKRKLDEMYDQLRSEYESTKHSAIQPAGNFYTRNEPDLFANPANMMDNRDHIRKDWPRFTPDTPGPREDVWPARQNSSNSGPFDISVGSPAKQAAIPVDAGNRRAGAHPVFGTGASNPSTTLRNLILSPIKRPQLSRNRPQMFTF, encoded by the exons ATGAGATGCAATTCATGCTGGCGAGAACTCGAAGGGCGAGCCATTTCCACCACATGTGGTCACCTTTTAT GCCCGGATGATGCCAGCAAGATTCTCAGTAATGATGGAGCATGTCCCATTTGTGACCAAGTGCTCTCTAAGAG TCTGATGAAACCGGTGGATATCAATCCAAACGATGAATCGATAAAT ATGGCCATGGCTGGAATGTCTCCACAGATAT TGATGAAGAGTGCATACAGAAGTGTGATGTTCTACATTGGGCAAAAGGAATTGGAAATGCAGTTCAAGATGAACAGAATAGTTGCTCAATGCCGGCAGAAATGTGAAGCAATGCAAGAAAAGTTCACAGAAAAACTGGAGCAGGTGCATACTGCATACCAGAAAATGGCCAAGAGGTGCCAAATGATGGAGCAAGAGATTGAGAGCTTGTCCAAGGACAAGCAGGAACTCCAGGAAAAATTCTCTGAGAAATCCCG GCAGAAGAGAAAACTAGATGAAATGTATGACCAATTGAGAAGTGAGTATGAGTCGACAAAACACTCAGCCATCCAACCTGCGGGCAACTTTTATACAAGAAATGAGCCTGATTTGTTCGCTAACCCTGCTAATATGATGGATAACAGAGATCATATCAGAAAAG ATTGGCCGCGTTTCACTCCTGACACTCCAGGGCCTAGAGAAGATGTGTGGCCAGCAAGACAGAATAGCTCAAACTCCGGTCCCTTTGATATCTCTGTTGGCTCACCAGCAAAACAAGCAGCCATCCCAGTGGATGCCGGGAACAGAAGGGCTGGTGCTCACCCTGTTTTTGGAACTGGAGCTAGTAACCCCTCAACTACTTTAAGGAACTTGATACTCTCCCCAATTAAGAGGCCTCAGCTCTCTCGTAACCGCCCTCAGATGTTCAC GTTTTAG
- the LOC132175852 gene encoding E3 ubiquitin-protein ligase CCNB1IP1 homolog isoform X2: MRCNSCWRELEGRAISTTCGHLLCPDDASKILSNDGACPICDQVLSKSLMKPVDINPNDESINMAMAGMSPQILMKSAYRSVMFYIGQKELEMQFKMNRIVAQCRQKCEAMQEKFTEKLEQVHTAYQKMAKRCQMMEQEIESLSKDKQELQEKFSEKSRQKRKLDEMYDQLRSEYESTKHSAIQPAGNFYTRNEPDLFANPANMMDNRDHIRKGPREDVWPARQNSSNSGPFDISVGSPAKQAAIPVDAGNRRAGAHPVFGTGASNPSTTLRNLILSPIKRPQLSRNRPQMFTF, from the exons ATGAGATGCAATTCATGCTGGCGAGAACTCGAAGGGCGAGCCATTTCCACCACATGTGGTCACCTTTTAT GCCCGGATGATGCCAGCAAGATTCTCAGTAATGATGGAGCATGTCCCATTTGTGACCAAGTGCTCTCTAAGAG TCTGATGAAACCGGTGGATATCAATCCAAACGATGAATCGATAAAT ATGGCCATGGCTGGAATGTCTCCACAGATAT TGATGAAGAGTGCATACAGAAGTGTGATGTTCTACATTGGGCAAAAGGAATTGGAAATGCAGTTCAAGATGAACAGAATAGTTGCTCAATGCCGGCAGAAATGTGAAGCAATGCAAGAAAAGTTCACAGAAAAACTGGAGCAGGTGCATACTGCATACCAGAAAATGGCCAAGAGGTGCCAAATGATGGAGCAAGAGATTGAGAGCTTGTCCAAGGACAAGCAGGAACTCCAGGAAAAATTCTCTGAGAAATCCCG GCAGAAGAGAAAACTAGATGAAATGTATGACCAATTGAGAAGTGAGTATGAGTCGACAAAACACTCAGCCATCCAACCTGCGGGCAACTTTTATACAAGAAATGAGCCTGATTTGTTCGCTAACCCTGCTAATATGATGGATAACAGAGATCATATCAGAAAAG GGCCTAGAGAAGATGTGTGGCCAGCAAGACAGAATAGCTCAAACTCCGGTCCCTTTGATATCTCTGTTGGCTCACCAGCAAAACAAGCAGCCATCCCAGTGGATGCCGGGAACAGAAGGGCTGGTGCTCACCCTGTTTTTGGAACTGGAGCTAGTAACCCCTCAACTACTTTAAGGAACTTGATACTCTCCCCAATTAAGAGGCCTCAGCTCTCTCGTAACCGCCCTCAGATGTTCAC GTTTTAG
- the LOC132176052 gene encoding zinc finger BED domain-containing protein RICESLEEPER 1-like, with translation MEIANDSAVKKPKRLTSVVWNHFERVRKADICYAVCIHCNKKLSGSSNSGTTHLRNHLMRCLKRSSTIDVSQLLAAKRRKKDTSLSLTSISFDEGQRKDDYIKPTILKFEQDQKKDEIVNLGSSKFDQERSRLDLARMIILHGYPLAMVDHVGFKVFVKNLQPMFEVVPNGAVEQACMEIYGKEKLKVYETISKLHGRINLCVEMWSSPENLEYLCLTAHYIDEDWKLQKKILNFLTLDSSHTEDMLSEVINKCLMDWDVDCKLFALTFDDCSTDDDIVKRIKEQISQKRPLLSNGQLFDVRSAAHVLTSIVQDAMEALREVTQKVRGSIKYVRSSQVIQGKFNEIAQQDGINSKKNLLLDCPIRWNSSYLMLETALEYRGAFSLLQEQDPSYTSALTDTEWEWVSSVTRYLKLFVEITNVFSSNKCPTANMYFPEICDVHIQLIEWCKSPDNFLSSMALKMKAKFDKYWSKCSLALAVAVILDPRFKMKLVEYYYSQIYGSTALDRIKEVSDGIKELFNAYSICSTMVDQGSALPGSSLPSTSNDTRDRLRGFDKFLHETSLSQNAISDLDKYLEEPVFPRNCDFNILNWWKVHMPRYPILSMMARDVLGTPMSTVAPELAFSTGGRVLDNCRSSLNADTLQALICTQDWMRMESRDFNPSSSLSALPLLIESN, from the exons ATGGAAATAGCAAATGACTCAGCTGTTAAGAAACCAAAGAGGTTAACATCTGTTGTCTGGAATCACTTTGAGAGGGTCAGAAAGGCTGACATTTGTTATGCTGTTTGTATACATTGTAACAAGAAACTCAGTGGATCAAGTAATAGTGGAACAACACATCTGAGAAACCACTTAATGCGATGTTTGAAAAGATCATCCACTATTGATGTGTCTCAACTACTTGcagcaaagagaagaaaaaaagatactTCCCTTAGCCTCACAAGTATCAGTTTCGATGAAGGCCAGAGAAAAGATGACTATATTAAGCCAacaattttgaagtttgagcaGGATCAGAAAAAGGATGAAATTGTTAACCTTGGAAGTAGCAAGTTTGATCAGGAGAGGAGTCGGCTCGATCTTGCTCGCATGATTATATTACATGGTTACCCATTGGCCATGGTTGACCACGTTGGATTCAAAGTGTTTGTCAAGAATCTTCAGCCGATGTTTGAGGTTGTGCCCAATGGTGCTGTTGAGCAAGCTTGTATGGAAATTTATGGGAAGGAGAAACTGAAAGTGTATGAGACGATAAGTAAATTGCATGGAAGAATTAACCTTTGTGTTGAAATGTGGTCTTCGCCAGAAAACCTTGAGTATTTGTGTTTGACAGCACATTATATTGATGAGGATTGGAAATTGCAGAAGAAAATTCTGAATTTCCTCACACTTGATTCATCTCATACTGAAGACATGCTTTCTGAAGTGATTAACAAGTGTTTGATGGACTGGGATGTTGACTGTAAGTTGTTTGCCTTGACATTTGATGATTGTTCCACAGATGATGACATTGTCAAAAGAATTAAAGAACAGATCTCACAGAAAAGGCCTCTTTTGAGTAATGGTCAGTTATTTGATGTGCGATCTGCTGCACATGTTTTAACTTCAATTGTTCAAGATGCTATGGAAGCATTGCGAGAGGTGACCCAAAAGGTTCGAGGAAGTATCAAATATGTTAGAAGTTCACAAGTTATACAAGGAAAGTTTAATGAGATTGCCCAACAAGATGGAATCAACAGCAAGAAGAACTTGCTTCTTGATTGTCCAATTCGATGGAACTCATCGTATCTCATGCTTGAAACGGCTTTAGAGTACAGGGGTGCATTTTCTCTCTTGCAAGAGCAGGATCCTTCCTACACATCAGCTCTAACTGATACAGAATGGGAATGGGTCAGTTCTGTTACTCGTTACTTAAAACTTTTTGTTGAAATCACTAATGTCTTTTCTAGCAACAAATGCCCAACTGCAAATATGTATTTTCCTGAGATTTGTGATGTTCACATTCAATTAATAGAATGGTGCAAAAGCCCAGATAATTTTCTTAGTTCCATGGCATTGAAGATGAAAgctaaatttgataaatattggAGCAAGTGCAGTTTGGCTTTGGCAGTAGCAGTGATCTTAGATCCGCGATTCAAAATGAAGTTAGTGGAATACTACTACTCTCAGATTTATGGCAGTACCGCTTTGGATCGTATCAAAGAAGTGTCTGATGGTATAAAGGAACTCTTCAATGCATACTCTATCTGCTCAACGATGGTTGATCAAGGCTCAGCTTTGCCTGGTAGCAGCTTACCAAGTACTAGTAATGACACCAGGGATAGACTAAGGGGCTTTGACAAATTTCTTCACGAGACTTCTCTGAGTCAAAATGCAATATCAGACTTGGACAAATATTTAGAAGAACCGGTGTTTCCTCGTAATTGTGAtttcaatatattaaattggTGGAAAGTTCATATGCCAAGGTACCCCATTTTGTCAATGATGGCACGTGATGTTCTAGGAACGCCTATGTCCACTGTTGCACCAGAGTTGGCATTTAGCACTGGAGGTAGAGTGCTTGATAATTGTAGAAGTTCACTGAATGCTGATACTCTACAGGCTCTGATATGCACACAAGATTGGATGCGGATGGAGTCAAGAG ATTTCAATCCATCCTCGAGCCTTTCTGCCCTACCCCTTCTCattgaatcaaattaa
- the LOC132175096 gene encoding NADH kinase isoform X1 has translation MARRRLLLLLKSFDYYPMRQLNGHSRITNPQALQMLDYLENRRKVHMDAIKYCQEILQQRPVDWEPIFRNNLSQSIRNVDLVITVGGDGTLLQASHFMDDTVPILGVNSDPTQIEEVEQFSNEFDANRSTGHLCAASVNNFQQVLDDILAGHKAPSKLTRISICVNSEVLSTYALNDILIAHPCPAALSRFSFKIKRDDQSFSPLVNCRSSGLRVSTAAGSTAAMLSAGGFQMPILSRDLQYMVREPISPGAASSLMHGLIKSDQYMETTSFCKEGVIYIDGSHICYPVQNEDRIEISSRAPILEVFLPPHLVSENKSAES, from the exons atggcgAGAAGGAGATTGTTGCTGCTGTTGAAATCGTTCGACTATTACCCAATGCGCCAATTAAACGGTCATTCTCGGATCACCAACCCCCAG GCATTGCAGATGTTAGATTACTTGGAGAACAGGCGTAAGGTGCACATGGATGCCATAAAATATTGTCAGGAAATTCTGCAGCAAAGGCCAGTTGATTGGGAGCCCATATTCCGTAACAATCTATCACAGTCCATCCGTAACGTAGACCTGGTTATTACAGTTGGTGGTGATGGCACTCTTTTGCAGGCCAGCCATTTCATGGATGATACAGTTCCAATTCTTGGAGTGAATTCTGACCCCACACAGATTGAAGAG GTGGAACAGTTCAGCAATGAGTTTGATGCTAATAGAAGCACAGGCCATCTTTGTGCAGCGTCTGTCAATAACTTTCAACAA GTGCTAGACGACATCCTCGCAGGTCATAAGGCTCCTTCCAAATTAACAAGGATATCAATATGTGTAAACTCAGAAGTACTGTCAACATATGCTCTTAACGATATCTTAATTGCGCATCCATGTCCAGCGGCACTTTCTCGGTTCTCATTCAA AATTAAAAGAGATGACCAGTCTTTTTCCCCTTTAGTGAACTGTCGATCAAGTGGTCTGAGAGTTTCAACAGCTGCCGGTTCGACAGCTGCAATGCTCTCAGCAGGTGGATTTCAAATGCCCATTTTATCTCGGGATCTCCAATATATGGTAAGGGAACCCATTTCCCCTGGAGCAGCCTCTAGCTTGATGCATGGATTAATCAAATCTGATCAGTACATGGAGACCACATCGTTCTGTAAGGAGGGTGTTATATACATTGATGGTTCTCATATTTGCTATCCTGTCCAAAATGAGGATAGAATTGAAATATCTTCCAGGGCCCCAATTCTGGAAGTATTTTTGCCTCCCCATTTGGTATCAGAGAACAAAAGTGCAGAAAGTTGA
- the LOC132175852 gene encoding E3 ubiquitin-protein ligase CCNB1IP1 homolog isoform X3, giving the protein MRCNSCWRELEGRAISTTCGHLLCPDDASKILSNDGACPICDQVLSKSLMKPVDINPNDESINMAMAGMSPQILMKSAYRSVMFYIGQKELEMQFKMNRIVAQCRQKCEAMQEKFTEKLEQVHTAYQKMAKRCQMMEQEIESLSKDKQELQEKFSEKSRQKRKLDEMYDQLRSEYESTKHSAIQPAGNFYTRNEPDLFANPANMMDNRDHIRKGPREDVWPARQNSSNSGPFDISVGSPAKQAAIPVDAGNRRAGAHPVFGTGASNPSTTLRNLILSPIKRPQLSRNRPQMFT; this is encoded by the exons ATGAGATGCAATTCATGCTGGCGAGAACTCGAAGGGCGAGCCATTTCCACCACATGTGGTCACCTTTTAT GCCCGGATGATGCCAGCAAGATTCTCAGTAATGATGGAGCATGTCCCATTTGTGACCAAGTGCTCTCTAAGAG TCTGATGAAACCGGTGGATATCAATCCAAACGATGAATCGATAAAT ATGGCCATGGCTGGAATGTCTCCACAGATAT TGATGAAGAGTGCATACAGAAGTGTGATGTTCTACATTGGGCAAAAGGAATTGGAAATGCAGTTCAAGATGAACAGAATAGTTGCTCAATGCCGGCAGAAATGTGAAGCAATGCAAGAAAAGTTCACAGAAAAACTGGAGCAGGTGCATACTGCATACCAGAAAATGGCCAAGAGGTGCCAAATGATGGAGCAAGAGATTGAGAGCTTGTCCAAGGACAAGCAGGAACTCCAGGAAAAATTCTCTGAGAAATCCCG GCAGAAGAGAAAACTAGATGAAATGTATGACCAATTGAGAAGTGAGTATGAGTCGACAAAACACTCAGCCATCCAACCTGCGGGCAACTTTTATACAAGAAATGAGCCTGATTTGTTCGCTAACCCTGCTAATATGATGGATAACAGAGATCATATCAGAAAAG GGCCTAGAGAAGATGTGTGGCCAGCAAGACAGAATAGCTCAAACTCCGGTCCCTTTGATATCTCTGTTGGCTCACCAGCAAAACAAGCAGCCATCCCAGTGGATGCCGGGAACAGAAGGGCTGGTGCTCACCCTGTTTTTGGAACTGGAGCTAGTAACCCCTCAACTACTTTAAGGAACTTGATACTCTCCCCAATTAAGAGGCCTCAGCTCTCTCGTAACCGCCCTCAGATGTTCACGTAA
- the LOC132175096 gene encoding NADH kinase isoform X2, protein MARRRLLLLLKSFDYYPMRQLNGHSRITNPQMLDYLENRRKVHMDAIKYCQEILQQRPVDWEPIFRNNLSQSIRNVDLVITVGGDGTLLQASHFMDDTVPILGVNSDPTQIEEVEQFSNEFDANRSTGHLCAASVNNFQQVLDDILAGHKAPSKLTRISICVNSEVLSTYALNDILIAHPCPAALSRFSFKIKRDDQSFSPLVNCRSSGLRVSTAAGSTAAMLSAGGFQMPILSRDLQYMVREPISPGAASSLMHGLIKSDQYMETTSFCKEGVIYIDGSHICYPVQNEDRIEISSRAPILEVFLPPHLVSENKSAES, encoded by the exons atggcgAGAAGGAGATTGTTGCTGCTGTTGAAATCGTTCGACTATTACCCAATGCGCCAATTAAACGGTCATTCTCGGATCACCAACCCCCAG ATGTTAGATTACTTGGAGAACAGGCGTAAGGTGCACATGGATGCCATAAAATATTGTCAGGAAATTCTGCAGCAAAGGCCAGTTGATTGGGAGCCCATATTCCGTAACAATCTATCACAGTCCATCCGTAACGTAGACCTGGTTATTACAGTTGGTGGTGATGGCACTCTTTTGCAGGCCAGCCATTTCATGGATGATACAGTTCCAATTCTTGGAGTGAATTCTGACCCCACACAGATTGAAGAG GTGGAACAGTTCAGCAATGAGTTTGATGCTAATAGAAGCACAGGCCATCTTTGTGCAGCGTCTGTCAATAACTTTCAACAA GTGCTAGACGACATCCTCGCAGGTCATAAGGCTCCTTCCAAATTAACAAGGATATCAATATGTGTAAACTCAGAAGTACTGTCAACATATGCTCTTAACGATATCTTAATTGCGCATCCATGTCCAGCGGCACTTTCTCGGTTCTCATTCAA AATTAAAAGAGATGACCAGTCTTTTTCCCCTTTAGTGAACTGTCGATCAAGTGGTCTGAGAGTTTCAACAGCTGCCGGTTCGACAGCTGCAATGCTCTCAGCAGGTGGATTTCAAATGCCCATTTTATCTCGGGATCTCCAATATATGGTAAGGGAACCCATTTCCCCTGGAGCAGCCTCTAGCTTGATGCATGGATTAATCAAATCTGATCAGTACATGGAGACCACATCGTTCTGTAAGGAGGGTGTTATATACATTGATGGTTCTCATATTTGCTATCCTGTCCAAAATGAGGATAGAATTGAAATATCTTCCAGGGCCCCAATTCTGGAAGTATTTTTGCCTCCCCATTTGGTATCAGAGAACAAAAGTGCAGAAAGTTGA